DNA sequence from the Chitinispirillales bacterium ANBcel5 genome:
TCCTGCACTACTGTTTCCTATATATTCGTCTCCGATCAGCAGGAGGTGGAACTTGGAAACCAGATTAAAAGAGAACTGCTCAGTGACTCCGATGAATATCCGGTGTATAACAGAAACCAGGCTGTCGTTCGCTATGTCGATTCCATAGGACAGGCTTTGGTCAGAGCACAGAGTGATCGCAGAAATATTCCATTCACCTTTACTATCATCGATAAGAATGTAATAAACGCGTTTGCTGTACCCGGCGGGCACGTATTTGTGTACAGGGGCCTGATAGAGGCCTGCAGAAATGAGGCAGAGCTTGCCGCTGTTTTAGCCCATGAGATCGCTCATATCACCATGCGCCACGGAATAAAACTCCTGATTAAGCAGTACGGGGCTGCTCTTTTAATCGATATCGTTATTGATGATGATAATAGTCTGAATCACTACCTTAGCAATATTGCCGCCTCCATGGGGTTTCTCAAATACAGCCGCAACAATGAATTTGAAGCTGACAGCCTCGCTGTTGAGTACTCAATACTTGCAAACTATAACCCCACAGGGATGGAAACCTTTCTTACGCTTCTCAGGGATGATGCACCTGCTCGCCCCCGAATAGCAGAGATTTTCAGCACTCACCCAAACCCTGAAGACCGAATAGAGCGTGTGAAGGGGATTATTGGGCGCAAATCCCAAAACCTCAGTGACGCACAGCTCTTTAGAGAGCGATTTATGCACTATCACTCACAAATCTAAACCTCAAAACTACTTATACCAACACAAATTTAACTCCCGGCTTTCCTTGTTGCGCTAAACACATAGTATATTTATTCAGAAACTCTTACCTGTTTGATTCCTTAACTCTTCTACGGGAGATTTTGATGAAAAAGCCTCTAAAATTTGCTCTTATATCGGGTAGTTCACTGATTATTTTGTTCGTTGCGGGGTTAGTGACCCTGTTTGTCATGTTTCCTCCCGAAAAGATAAAGGACATGGCGGTAGTTGGTCTCGAAGAGGCGCTTGGCAGAGAGATCAGCGTGGAGAGCGTATCATTCAGTATCTTCCCCGCAATCGGGGTTTCCCTTTCGGGCGTAGAGGTAGCAGATACCGAACGAGAAACATTTACTTCACAGCGCCCCTTTATTCGCTTCGAGAGATTTTTAATCTCTATATCTGTCAGATCAATCTTCAAGGGCTACCCTGAGATAACTTCAGTTATACTGGATGCCCCGCAGATTGTAATTGAAGTAGATGAAGAAGGGGCATTTAATTTCGATGATCTTAAGGTTCTTGCTGAAGCAGATACTACCGGTGAAGTGGTGGAAGCTGAAGAACCTGTAATGTTGCCGGTTCCTATCACCTTGAGAAGGCTTTCCATAAACAGAGGTGAACTTCAGTATCTTGACAGTAAGGATGATATAAATGTAACAATTGCAAGCCTTGATCAGAACGTTACACTTTCGATCGATAATGAACTGCGTAATATTGTAAGCACCGGTACACTTCTGCTCGATGATATAAGTGTAAAAACAGCTGAAATTCCAACTCCTCTTTCTGATCTAAATTTTACTTTCAAACATAACCTCACATTGAATTTGGTTGAAGGAACAGTAGACATCGAAGAGATACGACTTTCTTTGCAGAAACTTTATTTTACTATGTCAGGTACAATCTCTGATATTGAGGGTGATCCTGAGCTGGATCTTGCAATCAACTCCGAACCGTTTGATATTAAAGACATTCTCGCGGAAATTCCCGTAGAAATACTTCCTGACAAAGCAAAACTAACCGCTTCAGGAACCGCACAGCTTAATGTCGCAATAAAAGGGGTACTGAAAGAGGAGCAGCCCTTGCCTCTTAAAGGTAATCTTACCTTTAACGACGGGTTGATCAGGTATGTGGATCTTCCTCAATCTATCAGTAAC
Encoded proteins:
- a CDS encoding M48 family metallopeptidase; the protein is MMDTESQYPSINHRKKMMKNGLASTAFFLLLLTSCTTVSYIFVSDQQEVELGNQIKRELLSDSDEYPVYNRNQAVVRYVDSIGQALVRAQSDRRNIPFTFTIIDKNVINAFAVPGGHVFVYRGLIEACRNEAELAAVLAHEIAHITMRHGIKLLIKQYGAALLIDIVIDDDNSLNHYLSNIAASMGFLKYSRNNEFEADSLAVEYSILANYNPTGMETFLTLLRDDAPARPRIAEIFSTHPNPEDRIERVKGIIGRKSQNLSDAQLFRERFMHYHSQI